The DNA window atataactgTTCATGTAATTGAATATCACAAACCTGTTACATGTGTTTTATTCTGAGTGATATTAAGATGCTAATTTAGATAAATATATACGTTTATATTCAATGTTACTgaattttttcttgatattgaCGTATAAACAAAAGTGATCtgatgttttcatttatttttataacctCATTTTATGTATGATACATTCTCGTATTTCATTTGGTTAACTGCTTTCAAACATGattagtattaaaaaaaaaaaataactgataCCAATAGTTTCTGACATATCCACttcatgatatgaaaaaatcagaaaatttaaaagataacatgtaaatgtttaaagatattgtaatccaTCTTTTTGGTTGACATGCAATTCTGTGTGAACTGTTTTAATGGTATAAAAAATGTGTTTCCTGATACTTATATTTCTATTCTGTAGATTGCTGCTCCTTGCGTTCTGTTTATTGATGAGATCGACTCCATTACCCCTAAACGTGAGACCGCCTCCAAGGACATGGAGAGGAGAATCGTGGCCCAGTTATTGTCCTGTATGGATGGTGAGTGTTGCCACCAATCAGATACACTGCTACCATGCCATAGTGTTTTCTCTTGGaactaatttataaaaatgcaataaaaccTGAAATCAGTGGCCACTTCTGACCAATGGCACTTTCCTGTGTTATATTTGTCTTGAAACTAATATCCCTTTGTAACGTAGAACAATTTTGGGGTACATGATtcagaaaactttaaaatttataagaAGATGTCTTGTTAGATTCTTGATTTTTCCATTATGAAGCAATTGCATGATACAATATACTTCTTGATTGATAGATTTAAACAAGAAAGAAGATGCTCACGTATTGGTGATAGGTTCAACTAATCGTCCAGATTCACTAGATCCCGCTCTAAGGCGAGCGGGACGGTTTGACAAGGAGATCTGTCTTGGAATTCCAGATGAAAAAGCCAGAGCAAGGCAAGAAAATCACAgggcattttattttgaaccAAACTTCATTTGATGTGTCCTTTCATataattgattatatatattatagataTATATCTTTCAGTCTATATTGGTCTTAATCCTTGTTACATATAATGATGAATAATTTATATAGGGCacacacaagtacatgtatatcagagaCAATTTCGGGCATAAATATTTGCCTTTTCGATAGCATTAAAATCCTACATCTGCTTGAATCACAGAAGTTGAAATGTTCTTGATGAATTGTTGTAGAATATTGAGAGTGCTGTGTCGTAACCTGACTCTGAGCTCAGAGTTTGACTATGAAAGCATCGCCAAGAACACCCCGGGGTATGTAGGAGCTGACCTCACTGCACTGACCAGGGAAGCTGCAATGTTGGCAGTCAACAGGTATGAAGGATAGTTAAACATTACCATACTGTAAGTAAGGACGCATTTTCAACTGAATACTgtaaaaacacattttcattgggTTAAGATTTCATTGTGTTTAAACCAAACACAAATTCGTTGGCATTTACTTTTGTCATATTGTTATCCCTAAAATGTATCGTGAATCAACTCAGTATTTATCAatacttgggttaaaaatttgtcatggatttaatttcgttgatttatactgccaacgaaataacgaaattaaatcctcaatgaATATTTCTGTTTATACAGTAGTTCTTTGATGCTACTTCACCTTTTAGGCAAATATCAGATAAAAAATGCTATGAAATGAGGGTCTATATCTAAGCTGGTTTTGAGTTTACAAAATGCATGATTTCAGAAATCTGAAGTCATGTACATTATGCTATAATACTAAGACATAAAGATAATGAAACTTGGCTGACTAAAATATAGATATGGCAGAGTAAGGTATAGCTTAAACCTAAAAAGAAGTTACCATAGATCACAAATATTTCATCAGTGTCCAATATagaaaagttgatttttgtaataGAGCTAGCAAAGTTATTTATTCCTGTTTGATTCTTGACACCCTCTTACACTTGAGCAATCAGTAAACAGAAATTTGTGTACAAATATTTCAGGGTTTTCAAGGATCTTCAGTCACAGCCCGGATTTATCAGCAATGTTAATGGATGTTGTTCTGGTGAATCCAACAGTGTAAAAACAGTACAAAATGGTCAGGCAACAGAACCCAACATGTCCAATCGAACAACTGTTGATACAACAGAATCTACAAGTCAGTGTGTAACTCAGATCATAGAGAAGACAGATTCTAAGGACTCATCACAGACAGAAAAAGACAAGAAACAAAGTGAATCAAGTACTGGTGGTAACAGTACACAAGACATTACGGTGACTGCTCCCAATAACAAGGGGGATAACTCAGACAATGCTAACAATAGCTCAGAAGTGGTCTCATGTGGAAATGTCTCAGAATCACTAAAACAAGATATTTCATCTGGACAGAAAACCACCATTGATAAAAACCTTCAGCTAGAATATTGTAAGTTTTAAAGTAGTTCTGATTTGACCAAGGGCTTTAGGCCTGTTTATTTCACTGTTGCCCATTTATATAGTCAACAGCAAGTAgatatcaacaactttgctgtGCTTCATAACCTTTATGTTTCACTGAGAGCCagaatcaatttcaaattttgatattacacTGATATTGTCTTCAACAAATTTGTCTTAACTGGTTAGTTtcaaataccggtacatgtatatgtattagcATTTGCGAGTTTGCAAATGTGCTGAATGCCTTCTATATGTTTTCAGTATTGCACTTATTAAAGAACCAGCCACCTCTGTCAGGGGACCAGCTACAGGGAATGGCCATTTCTATGCAAGACTTTCAGGTAAAGAAGAGTTGTCTGACTGAACTAAAACTGAAAAGCTACACAAATTCTAGCacttcatttgttttatttactgtgCCATTTCTTATCAACAGTTCAGTATCGACGATGCAGTTTGTTATTGAAAGTGGGTTTTGATAATAATTCAGTTAATTTGTCTTAGAATGTGCAGTTTTTCATGTGTCTCTGTAGGAATCCATTAAACATGTCCAACCCTCAGCCAAAAGGGAAGGATTTGCTACGATTCCTGATGTAACTTGGGAAGACATTGGAGCATTGAAAGAAGTCAGGGAAGATCTCCAGCTAGCCATTCTTGTAAGTAAACTTACACCCTGCTATCAGGGAAGCTCTCCAGCTAGCCATTCTTGTAAGCACACTTGCACCCTACAATTTTGAGGGTGGTGGTTGGGGGATGGGTGTTTTAGAATGGTTGTCAGCAAGGTTGAGTAATTTGAGTTTGTCATCTATTTCTTTGCAATAAAAATGGAATTCTTACTTGCAGGCACCTGTTCGCTATGCAGACCAATTCCAAAGTCTGGGAATAAATAGAGCCCAGGGAATTCTGCTGTCTGGACCCCCAGGATGTGGAAAGACCATGTTAGCCaaagtaagaaaaaatatatcattaattttctGGTAATGTATTTACAGTTATTGAATCGCCATTGAAACTTGTGATGAGTTCCCATTGTTTTTACTTGCATGTTTTAATTTCAGGCTGTGGCAAATGAATCAGGAATTAATTTCATATCTGTTAAGGGACCAGAACTACTAAACATGGTAAGGTAGATATTTTTTAACCTgcaatagaatttttaaaaaaaatgtacttttatATTACACAGAGCGAATTTGAAGTTGGGTTTGTGCAAATgggcaaaaaaaaattgcatagtACACATGTTCCCTTTCATTTTGAGTTAAGTTGCTGAGAGAGTTATTGTTCCTTTTCAGTACGTGGGTGAGAGCGAGCGGGCAGTCAGACAGGTGTTCCAGAGGGCCAGGAACTCAGCACCCTGTGTCATCTTCTTTGATGAACTGGACGCTTTATGTCCAAAAAGATCTGATGGAGGAGAGGTAATTCTTTCAAACTTTCCTTAGTCAAAGATTTCAATTTTTGATTCAAGGATATACCATGGATGAGATAATGGTAATGGTAACTGCATGAGTAAaatgaattattgatttttatttgattcGTTAAAGTCCACACTTTAAGAACCTAATGAAGAGCAAAAACGTTAAATTTTGCATAAACCTTTAAATGCGTCGAGAggtcacatttatttttttcatatgagaATGATCATTGCATAAGCTTAATGTTTTGAGTTATATTGAATTGTGTGTATTGCACACATTGTGGTTGTTACAGGGTGGCtccagtgtacatgtatgtgtggtGATTACTGTACTTTATGGTGATTACTGTACTTTATGGTGATTACTGTACTGTTTTATTGTACTGTGTGGTAATAACTGTACTACCGCATATTAGGTTTTTTCTGCGTGAATCCAATTTCCAGTTTGTTCGTGACGATTTCTGAATCGCGGAAAATAAATCAGCTTAAATTTGAtgcaaagttttgtttttgtaatagaGTTCTCTCTTACCTGATAAAGTAAACAGGTAGGTAAAAGTATGGTAAACTGTGCTCAGTTAGTTTAGTTAGAGGTACAAATTGCAGGATCGGAGGACAAGCGCCAGATAAtagatttgtttatttgataatCCATTGACATGCTAATTAAAACGGTCGCATTCCTTGCGTAAACCGATGTCTAATTATGCCTGagctactggtatatgtaacgatacatgatctatttatttatgactgtttgtatctctgaaaataattatcAGTAATTTTTTCACATTACGGAAATCGTGTAAATGGTTTCATTGTCCgaatttttacattacataGAGAGACAATTTAGATACTTTTCCCCTCTTACCTCACAGGTTTAACTTGAGCAatcttgaattatattttcaatgtgaccttgaaatagtgaaaatttgattcacgtaaattttatataccgttCTAGGCTCTGATTCGTTGAAAAACATGATGCGGGAAAAAACGTGATATATGGTACATTGTTGTAACTGGGTGGTTCCATTGTACATGTGGTGATTACTGTACTTTATGTTGGTTACTGTACTGTTTTATTGTACTGTGTGGTAATAACTGTACTATATGGTTGTTACAGGGTGGCTCCAGTGTACGTGTGGGGATTACTGTACTGTTTTATTGCACTGTGTGGTAATAACTGTACTATGTGGTGGTTACAGGGTGGCTCCAGTGTACGTGTGGTGAACCAGCTGCTGACAGAGATGGACGGTTTGGAGGAGAGGAAGCAAGTATTCATCATGGGTGCCACAAATAGACCAGGTCAGAACCGATTTGTACACAGAGACTTTGATGTCTTATTGTGATTGAACTGAGAATCAAAGTGACATTACATCGTTTTAGAAGAAGGTTAGGGAATTTTGGCATACTTTGGGGGTTATTTATTTGTAATGAAGTACCGTAGTTATTTGGTCATAAGAGTCCAAATGAACCATGGACATGTACAGTTTTATATctgatataaattctttttaacattttagaaAATCAGAAATTGTCAGATATTTGATcaagaaatttaaaattacatgGATAGCATGTTACAACAGTAAACTATGTTGTTGAACTCcagaattattttaatgtatatttagcgatactattttatttatctaaaaacATGATGTACCAATGTTGAATGCCAGAGAGGTCTTAATATGAATACCATTAGTGAATGTATGTTTGTTATACTGATTGCAGACATCATAGATCCAGCCATCCTCAGGCCTGGGCGACTGGACAAGGTGCTGTTTGTTGGACTACCCACTCCTAACGACAGAGAGGAAATTCTGAAAACCATCACCAAGGTAACGGAAAGATCATTTGATAGTCaagatactgtaaacgtattacatttggctgtgtattatATTAAGCATTTTTAGCGGAAAACGCCATCCACTAAATCAAGTACACcaccaaatgtaaaatatataagttgATAAATAGGTACAATCAGAAAtgcgctaaatcaaatccacgCTAACTTGTTAAAAAATCGTACAATGCCAAATATTGCACATGCTAAAtatagtacgtttacagtatgtGGTGTAGACTTCTGGTATTGTGAAACCTCTGTTATCATGAAATAATGAATTTGTGTAACTAATGTTGAATTTAAGTTGCAATTTTTAAGACCTATTTTGcagaatgaaattgaaaaatcatGAACCATTCAATATTGTTACTATTTTATGGTTTTAATACTTAAAATTTAAGATACAGTGTATTCAATCACATGGGTCTATATGTGAATCTACCATTTGGATAATTCAAGGAATCGGATTAAAGTTTTTGAACgcaaatgtacaatgtatgtacTGTATTTAGTGATTTTTcatggtgattatttgcataaACCATTATTGTTTGTGATTTGATAGCCAAGATAATGCAAAATTAGAGTTATACGTAATATGAGTATAGATGACTTGCAGTATGCAAATACAAAATCTGCAATTACACtgtaaatattcttgtttgtggTCTTTTAATTAAACAGGACGGAACACACCCACGTCTGGCAGATGATGTGGATTTGAAAGAAATCGCTAACCATCCAAAGTGTGACTGCTATACGTAAGTAGAGggaatttttgtgaaaattaaaaaactattgtcatttatttgaaaaaaaaaaaaattaataaaaaggttgaaataaaaagttattGGAGACCATTCATCTCATTGCTTAACAAGTTTCAATAGAAATGCTGCAAAATTGTTGAATTATCCATAAGTCATCTGTACATATGTATGTGATAATGAATACATATTTTGTCATCTTTTCATATGCATGTGACATATCTTTAACAGAGGAGCTGACCTGGCAGCTTTGGTGAGAGAAGCATCCATTTGTGCCTTAAGAACTGTAATGAAGAGTTTCCATAAAGGGGGACAACCTATGATTGTCAACAAATCACACTTTGATGAAGCATTTGTTCGTGTTAAACCATCAGTTCAAGCAAAGGTAAAGATAAATGACCACGAAAAATGATTTTCTTGTGTCAGTGAAACTGTTTGAGTAAAAACATGATTCTGGGTTTTTTCTCTTATAGGAAAGAGAAAAGTATGCCAAAATGGAGGAAAagatgaaaaattgaaaatatggataattcttaaaaatcaaccAAGCACAATGGTTTCAATGGTTGAAATGACATATTTGTTTGTGAcactaatatatgtatatgtataattatgtatactCAGGAGATATGCAACTTACTGTGTGATgctttttcaatatatctttcatgtacatatatattataaaagataTGGCCATCACCACAGAAAGTTGTGATGTTGCTCCTTTTTTACAGTTTTGTAGAGAGTGTGACAATTATGACTTTTCACTACATACcggtattttgattttaatactAGTGATTGATTTTATGAAAGTTTACATGTGTTAACTTGTGATTTGTGCATATTATCAGTTTTCTTCACAAAAAGGCACCagaaaataaatcattgttCTATTCATTGTAaaacttacccccccccccccccctttctttaCAGTTTTTTCATAACAGGAAAAAAACAATGTCCTtaaagaacttaaaaaaaaataatatttatgtttatacatacatgtagatgaaaataatactatacatgtacagtgttcATATATTGGCAAATAAATGTGCATTaatactttatcattattatatgtaTGGAGTGACAAGCCACCAATGTATTATAGGCATCTTGGCTAGCCAGGGCAATGACCAACATCTCTTCCTTTATTAATAAGAGGAGAGTCTTtagatatattttgttatttatgatttaatactGAATGGTTATTTGTGACAGAGATACGGTTAAATTGTGAAGTGACTTGAATAAAATCCTGAAATACCTTACATTTTAGTTCTGCATTTGTCTCAAATCTACAGGATATGATCACATCCAGTGGTAACAATTGAGGATGAAAGTTAATAGAATTGTATAGCGATAAAATGTACTACATATCTATATACCCTCACATTGAAATCGAGAAATAATGAACGTTGAAAAtctattttatttaacaaattttactgtttattttttaacttccttaattttaaaaagtttataaatgcAGTTTAATGTGACACTGTTTCCCCTATTGAtttgaaaaagaatatatatgagAAGATTACACAGGAATGCCAAAGATCAAGGGATTAGGGGTAGTGTGCTTGTACCtgtttctactttcacttttctGTTTGAGGAGATATAGACGTAGAGACGTACATAATCCCAAAACGCATTTTGAATGATACCCGGATCATCGCATAGACTGCAGTTTACAAGGGGGCCATTATATTCCTTGATACACTTGGGTCAGAGGTTAAATCTTATATCAGCATTAAATTGCTTTGTGGCGGTGAGTTATGGCACGGGTGTTAGGGCAGCAGGCTATACACAGACTTACAGACAGCTCTTCCATTGTTCCCCCAACAAACAAGGCACGAGATTTACATGGCACGTTTATCTACAAATACTGGGCCTTTGATCGGGAGAAGAGAAATGTTTATATTGTGATTACAATTTATATGAAGCATAAGAATGCAAGAATAAGTTTgtaaatttataagaaaatgtaaaatctaatatttatttggttttatttgacGTTTTCCGATAAATAGTTAATCTAATGAAATCGACAATATCTTTGATGTTAAAATCATCATTTCCgttttgtacattttattcaGTCCCCAAAAAttagtttataaattaaaaaattgtaatttgattttatttgacgTATACCGATTAAAGTTAATCCCATGAAATCAACAAGTCGCTTCCGATATCTTtgatgtctttaaaaaaaatcgtttctgttttgtacaatttattttggcccaaacaataaaaacaatacatGAGATTCTGGATCAGTTGAAGAGCTattccagaaaaaaaattttaacacttttgttttgaattatctTTCCAGATAATTATGTTGCTCCTCTGGGTACAATTTGTTGTAAATTGGTGACCGTCATTTTGTTGTTCAGTGCCACACATTTCCATGTAGTTTTTAAATAATCGTGCCTCGTTCCTTTGTATACTGTAGACATGGTTTTTTCAAAAGCTGCATTAAAAGAAAATGCATAGAGCAtggttatttaagaaataaacatccATATTTAACTATTTACCAGGATATGAACtgggttggtcacgtgatcacaTCCTGTGGAGTCCTTCGgacttctcagaagatttgatcacgtcccaaccaagttcatatcccgctgaactttttaacatggCTGTTTATTATTTATGCTGAAAAAGGCTAATCGTTTAGAATTGTTAATATTACAgagtttttatgtttacaataatccaagcgaTAAGCACGTACGTGATATGATCATTGTGATGTCATGAAAATGTTCACACAGAATTAAACGTTTTGGCTATTCTAAAGGTTCATAtaagcatgcgcggatccagaaattttttaggggggtccgacggttatttgagttttccAGGGGGAtctgaggcatatttttggtaattttataatgtaatttaaagatatttgaattttacaggGGGGTCCGGACCTCCTaacccccctctagatccgcgcatgtataaggaaacatatttgcaaatgtaaacatatgCGTATTTCTCACTTAGACTGCAATTTTTTACAACCCAGGAATGTCAATATTCAACCGTTCAATTGTAAGTTGCCTTGATTCTTTCTATGCAATGTCAACTATGAAAAACTTTGATGGGACTACTGTTAATGataatttcatgtacatgtactttgactcGGTTAAAGAATAAACTTCGCTAGCCCTCTTTGAAACAGGTCTTATTTTGCTGGCTTACTtgtttctacatttttttttagaaagaaaaaCCTTGAATCAAAATCAAGTAAGCACCCTATCAACAGAATCACTGGTACACGTTTACATATCAACGCTTCTGTATATTCCTTGATGTTTTACCACCAATTTTAAGTCATTAATTGATAGAATggatttttatcattattattattattttgaaatgagttttaatttttaaataataacttttttttattattcggGGTCAATGAAAGAAGATTaaacttaataataaaattaattaaactcACATGcgtttttttctctgtttttatcgcagaaacaagtgcctgcgatttatctacattaatatcataataaatTTTGAAGTAACAGGCTAATGTAAaattggaaccattttaacaaggccttggactttcagtaggacgtaactatccattttttgcgtcaaaacaagttaaaaatgacgctgatttcgagtgaaatatacaccgattgcgtagtcttggctcaaaagccagacaaatcttgttgatttcaaagagcaatggctgaatggcctacaatgaaatagacaggcctacgtcacattgctgtttgacacaactacccaaagtccaagctcttgttaaaatggttctaagtatGGAATCACCTACTGAAGCCGAATTACTCTAGTTCACTGCAttgttctgattttttttttttattttaaaaaggaatattattatatataatcaataaGTCTGTAAAAATAACAACCATCAAAATAAGTTACTGACTGAAAATATAGAACGCCAAAATGTTGCATCTTAAAGAGAAACGATGGATATGCATGAATCATTCATCGCTTAGCAGAAAATTATGTTGGatagaaacaaaatgtttaacaaaaatatttttctgatctCCGAGATAATACACGGATCATCaggattttattttgtatgaaaaatgACTGACACATGTGATCTTAAAATTCACAAGAAGACTTTACATCATTCAAGATTTGACAACATGAAGTTGACAGACCTTTTTCATAGAGATCGTGGATGATTTAATATGTCTGCTTATATCAGAAACTGATCTCGCAAGACTTTGGTCGCCATGTCTGGCGGAGTTGGCGATTTGCCGATAGTTCACAAAGTGAACGCCAGAATCAGTGCAGGTCATgcaacatgtacatttaatatctAGTCATGCTTTGAAAgcaaattttgattgaattaaaactCGAAATTCACAAATATATAATGTTTAGAATACAATTACTTTTATCACTTTTCAGTAAAGTAATTGTAGTTATTTCTTTCTTCCAAAGTTGAATAAATGAGAAACTAACAACTTTCCTGAAGAACAATTAatattgacataaaaaaaattcgaatggGTCTTGACAAATACTCAAAGTTCCCATTAAACATACAATTAACACTGCGATCATAAATCTCTCTCAAAATAGaatcatttcattttgtttccGTTAGGATTTTTCCAGAAAGAATTCTTTGAATTTTCCACTTTTCCGGACGCATTGAATGGTCTGACCATCATCGGTTTCGTGGTTGTCGGCTGCTTTTTGCCGCGGTAATTTTGATCGCTCGGCGGTAGAATCGCTAGCACGTTCTGTTGCTCGTGCTGCGTTAGCACGGTCATTTCAAGTCTCTCGAGATTCTCCTGCAGAATAGCCAGTGACGCCTGTTGGGAGTTTAACTGTTTCTGCTGCTGCGTCAGAAGTTGGTGCGCGCTATCTTTCTCGGCCCCGAGTTTCATGATCTCCTCGTGCTGTTTCACCAATAAATCCTCCAGTTTGATCTGTCCGTCTGCCAACCTCTGGTGGTCGGCCGCTAGCTGCTCGATCATGTTCAGTTTCTTGTTGATCATGGTCTCCTGGTTTGTGATCTCTTTGTCTTGCTCCTCGATCGTTCTCTTCAACTCTTTGATTTGCTGACTTTTTTCAGTCAAATCAATCTGCAAGTTGGAATTGTCTTTGACTGATTTCCGTAATTGTTCGTTTTCGATTTGCAACTTTGTTACCCTTTCGTGGTATTTATTGTTGGTTTCTTTTAACTTTCCCATCACGTTCTGCAAGTCTCTGTACTTCCTTTGCATGTCCACAAGTTCATCATCCTTGAACTGAAGCTGTTGCAGCAGCTGTGCTTTTTCTTCCCTTTCACGTATTAGCGCGTCTTTAGCACTATCAAGGGTTTTCATCACTTCTGATAGCTGCTTTTCGAGTTCAGATTGTCTTTGGATAATTGTGTTGAATTCCCTTTGAGAGGCTTTTGTGTCTTTTGAGAGTGTTGATAGAGACATTTTGACGCCGACAATTGCCAGTTTTTCCTCACGTTCACTATAGGACGTACTTATAGGTGTACTAGTATCCCATTGCCTAGAACTATtctgtaaaatgaaaatataaatcgtgtacatgtacatgtataaactctTGTTTTGAGTTTTGGAAAAGTTTgttcatatattatatacatgtagcaacaaTTAAAAGTATTGGTACCTTTGCAGTCTTTTCGAAGATATCTTCAGAAGTTAATGTATCTGTAAAATAAAGAGgattatatatagagagagagagagaagagagagagagagagagagagagagagagagagagagagagagagagagagagtgaattTGAACAGCAGTATATCATGTGAAGGAATTTGTACTTATCTATTCCTTACATTTACTAATCGAATCCTCGTCTTCCGTTTCTGTTTTTAAGTTTTCTACCACGTGATTGTACCCACAATCCTTTAGAACCTCACAGAAGTGGGTGAATCCGGTCGGGCACGTTTTAAGCACGCGCTGTATGCACGTGTCAATCCTATCTTTGTACGTCCCTTGTTGCAGGACGTCGTCTTTGTCGGAGGGAGACAGAACACATCGGTCCTCCAACGTGTCGCAGACGATTTGGAGATTGATTTCTTCGTTGAGAGTTAAAAGATACCTAGCGAAAGATTTTGAATCATTTACACAA is part of the Crassostrea angulata isolate pt1a10 chromosome 3, ASM2561291v2, whole genome shotgun sequence genome and encodes:
- the LOC128177096 gene encoding interaptin-like; its protein translation is METKEKRKVTFDPDVEQTYLLDGKWSFLRYLLTLNEEINLQIVCDTLEDRCVLSPSDKDDVLQQGTYKDRIDTCIQRVLKTCPTGFTHFCEVLKDCGYNHVVENLKTETEDEDSISKYTLTSEDIFEKTAKNSSRQWDTSTPISTSYSEREEKLAIVGVKMSLSTLSKDTKASQREFNTIIQRQSELEKQLSEVMKTLDSAKDALIREREEKAQLLQQLQFKDDELVDMQRKYRDLQNVMGKLKETNNKYHERVTKLQIENEQLRKSVKDNSNLQIDLTEKSQQIKELKRTIEEQDKEITNQETMINKKLNMIEQLAADHQRLADGQIKLEDLLVKQHEEIMKLGAEKDSAHQLLTQQQKQLNSQQASLAILQENLERLEMTVLTQHEQQNVLAILPPSDQNYRGKKQPTTTKPMMVRPFNASGKVENSKNSFWKNPNGNKMK